Part of the Leptolyngbya sp. BL0902 genome, GGAAGCGATCCGTCCCCGCGACCGGAGCCACAAACTGCACCAGGCCGTAGTAGCGTCCGGTCACTTCCATGGGTTGCCACCGGATCCGCAGGGTGATCCCGTTGGTCTCCCGCTGCACCTGGGGATCTTCCACCGCCACGATCATCTCGTCGTCGGGCAGAGATCCGGCCAGGGATTCTAGGGGATCCACCCGCAGCCAGTGGTTCACCCGCACTGGATGGATCGCCCCACTCTGGCGGCTGCTGTACTCCACATCGGCGCTAAAGTGGACATCGTGGGTGGCGGCCTGCACAAACTGCTGCACCAGGGGATCCTCCGCCCATCTCAGCTTCACCACCTGGCCGATCAGGTCAGTGTGTTCTGCTGGGGCCTGGTGGATTTCGTAGTAGACGCCGCCGAAACGACCCGCCTTGGCTGGAAGGATCAGCCGCCCTACCCAGTCGGCGATGGGCACGTAGCGGCTGGGATCGGGCCGTTGGTTGAGGGGATAGCTTTGGAACTGCACCAGGGGGCTGGCGCGGAAAAGGTCGTAGTGGCTGGGTTTGCGCTGGTTGACGAGGTCATCCCCCAGCACCAGATCTCCTTTCACAATGGCGTTGATGGTGTCGATGGTTTGCTGAAGGGAACTGCGGCCATCTTCAAGGATAAGGTTAGGATCCAAAATGCCCCCCGGTACCTGGTGGCCCACTGGCCCCATGGGAATGATGGAAATTTTGCCCCGCCGCTTGGCCCGATTCCAGTAGGACAGCGGAAAAATCCGCCAGCGACCAGGGAACATCTTAGGGCCGATGCGCTCTACCACATCCTTTTCGCCCACCAGATGATAGAGGTGTTCTAGCTTCAGCAGGTCGATATTGGCGCTCATCACGCCGCCCAAAGAAATCACATCCACCGGAGCACCCAAGGCCCGCTTCAGGTAGGGGCCACAGGCACAAGACATCTGCCCGCCGCCGCTATAGCCAATAAAGGTGACGGGAATACCGCTTTCTAGGGGGTAGCCGTTTTTGATCAGGCCGTTGTAGACGACCTGGGCCATACCTTGGTTATAGAGGGGGCCATAGCGCCTGTCGGCGGAAACTCCCACAATGAGCACGTTGCGAATGTTCACCAGCAGGCCCAAAACGCTCATGGGGTTGGCGAAGCGCAGTTTGTCGGCAAAGCGCCAGAGAAACGCCAGGGGCCGATCCTCATCTAGGGGCGCATTCATCACCGAGTAGGGCATGATGCCGCGCACCAGGGCCACATCGGGCGGCAGGGTGGGGGCCAGAGTATCCAAAAATTCTTCAATGTCCGGCAGATATTCAAAGGTAGACTTGCCGATGCCGTCTAAGTACACCACGTAGCGCGAAAAGGGCTGATCCGACGCCGGAGCCTGGGCCAGTTCCCCCGCATTCACCGTGGTATTCACATCATCCTCATACCAGCCCGCCCACCAGCCGAGGGTTTCTAAGGGAGCCAGCAGCCCCGCCACTACCAGCGCCACTATCCCTACCCACAGCAAATTCAGTACCCACTGGACGGGGTCGGGAAAGGTCGCAAACCAGCCAAACCACCACTGCCGCAGGGGCCGCAACAGCACCAGCATCAGCAGGGTGAGCAGCACCATCGCCACCACGCCCAGGACGGCCTTCACCGTGGCACTCCAGCTTCGCTCCTGGCTGGCGGTGCCATCGGCGGTGGGCAACCTGCCCCCCGACACCGTTGCCCCAGCGCCCGCCAGCGCCATGGCCGGAGGATCGCCTATCACCGCCCCCACCACATCCCCCTGGCTGAGGGAGGCCATGCGCTGGTTCAGTTCCTCCTGCCAGCGGGTGGGCACTTGGTTGAGGCGATCCTCCATGGAGGCCGTCAACCCTCGGCGGCTGGTGACAAGATCCACCCCAGCGGCCCGGTTGGCCACGCCCTTACTCAGCTTGGCAATGGGCCGCCCGACGGTGTTTTGCAAAATTTGCAGCAGCACCCAGCCCCAGCCCACATAGCGGAAGGCTTCACTCGTTGGCAAATTCGTCACCGCCCCAAAGCCCACCACCATCGCCAGCAGGTGCCAGATGGACAGCACCGTCAAAATCGGCACGCCTAGGTAGGGCATGGCCCCCAAAAAGCTGAACAGCAAGGGCGCATAGGCCGCCCCCAACACAATCACAATGGCGCTAGGGGGTACCGAAACCGTCCCCGGCAGCAGGGTAAGGAGCCAGGTGCTTAGCCCCAGGGCCAAAAAACCGCCCGTAAACAGCAGGGCATTGATCAGCAGGCTAATCGCAAACCGGGAGCGCTTCACTTCGTTGAGGAACAGCACCACGCTCTGGCCAATGCCCTGGGAAATCCCCGCCAGCAGCACAATCACCAGGGCAAAGGTCTGCCCGTGGGGCACCGTGGTGGCAATCCGAAAGGCCTCCCCATTCAGGGCAAAAATGTAGCCCAGCACTTCCCAAATGCGATCCATCATGGGGCAATTCCTCAACCTCACGCCATTGTTGTGCCGTCATCTTACTGTACCCCCGGTGAACTCTACCCTAGGGAGGATGTTGGGGGCGATGTGCCCACAGCTACCGCAAGGCCAAAACGCCAGCGTTATATAAACCCCATAGCGTCAGAATGCTAAGATTCAGGGCTATTCCGTGTCATCCGTTGAGCCTCCTGGCTTGTGCGGATGATCTTCCTGGCCCCCTACATAAGGGGGATTTCGCTTCAACGTCCCTGCTTCCCACGGGGGATTCGGGGGATTGCCCGTGGCTAACGGGTGCTGCTGTCGTTAATCTCTAGATGGGGAAAGGCTGTGTTCAACCTCCGAACGGTGATGTTCGCCTTTGTGGTGCTGGCGCTGTTGCTGCTGGCGGGGCGCTACGTCAAACATCAAAGTCGCTGGTGTCAGCGGCTGTATTTGCCTGCGTCGATTGTGGCTGGGGTCTTGGCCCTGCTGCTGGGGCCAGAGGTGCTGGGGGCTATCGTCACCGCCATCGCCGGAGAGGAGGCCTTTCTGGCGGGGGGGCTGTTCTCCCCAGAAATCCGCACCGTGTGGTCGCAGGCTCCGGGGGTGTTTATCAATATTGTGTTTGCCGCGCTGTTTTTGGGCGAAACCATCCCCGCCCCCGCCGATATTTGGCGCAAGGCCGCGCCCCAGGTGGTGTTTGGCCAAACCCTAGCCTGGGGGCAGTACGTGGTGGGCAGTCTAGCGACCATCCTGATTTTGATGCCGCTGTTTGACGTCAACCCCATCGCCGCCGCCCTGATCGAAATTGGCTTTGAGGGGGGGCACGGCACCGCTGGCGGTATGGTAGAAACCCTGGCCGACCTGGGCTTTGAGGATGGCGGCGACCTAGCCATTGGCTTGGCTACCGTGGGCATTGTCTCCGGCATTATCTGCGGTACCGCCCTAGCCGACTGGGGCCGTCGCAAAAACCATGTGGCCATGGTCAGCCGCGATGTCACGGAACCCGACGAAATTCCTGACCTGAATGTGTTGGCGGAAACCCCAGAAATTCGACAGCAGCGGGCTCAGCTCCTGCGAAATCTGCTGATCGATCCCCTGTCGATTAACTTTGCCATTGTGGGGGCGGCCATTGCCGTGGGTTGGGTTATCCTCGAAGCCCTGAAGTGGATCGAGGCCGTCACCTGGGGCCAAACCGGATTTGCCGTGTTTCCCTACGTGCCCCTATTTCCCCTGGCGCTGATCGGCGGCATCGTCGTCCAATCCATCCTCAATCGGCTGGGTCTGGGGGCGTTGGTCATTCGGCCCATGGTTCACAATATTGCTGGGGTGGCCCTAGATGTGGTGATTATCGCCGCCATCGCCTCCATTTCCCTGCGCGTCATCGGCGGCAACCTGGGGGTCTTCCTCATTCTCAGCGTGGTCGGCATTCTGTGGAACGTGCTGATTTTCCTCTGGTGGGCACCGCGCATTTTCCCCACCTACTGGTTCGAGAAGGGTATTGGCGATATGGGCCAATCCATGGGCGTCACCGCCACGGGCATTTTGCTGATGCGGATGGTAGACCCCGACAACCACACGGGAGCCTTCGAGGGCTTTGCCTACAAGCAACTTTTCTTTGAGCCCATCGTCGGGGGTGGCATCTTCACCGCCGCCGCCCCCGTACTGATTGCCAACCTCGGTATTGGCTCCGTCCTCGCCCTGACCAGCGGTCTGCTGCTGTTCTGGATTGTGCTGGGCTACGTCCTCATCCGCCAAGAACGCCGCCGCCCCTCCCCCAGCGAAGCCTAGCCCTGAATGCTCCTAGAACCGAGGCCGGGTGAGCAGGCAACTGAGCCCCAGGGCCACCGACCCGGCTAAGGTGGCCGCCGTGGAGGCATCACTGCCGACCACCACCAAACCACCGTAGATCAGAATACCTAAGCTAGCGATCTGCCCTAGGGGAGTCGCCAAAAAGTCTAGGAAGGCTAGGGACTCCTCTAGGAACCGCAAAAGCTGAAGAAATCGGGCTAGAAGCGCCATAGTCGTTAGCCAGCAAGAGATAACGGCGTCGCCCCACCGTTGGGCCTAGGATGGTTATCCTGCCCAGAACCGTCTGAGACACGATGGGGCTGGGGCCACTAATGGGTATTTTAACCTAACCCTAAGCGGCTAGTGGTCTCTGTACCTTGGGCTACAGGGCCAGGGCCTTTGGGCAGGCGGAGGGTGCCTAACCCTAGCGCCCTTTGCGAAGACGATAAGCCACCATGTCAATCACGTTGCTGGGCTGGGGCCGTTGGTGCGTTCCCGGCCTGGGGGCGGCGACGGGCACCAACGGCGGCAGGGCCAGGGCCGATCCTCCGGCAACAGCAGCCGGGACTACCGAGGGTGGGCCAGGGACAAACAACTGCGAGAAGGAGACATTGATCGCCGCCTCTGGACTCCAGTTGTGTTGTCGCACCCAACAGTGGTCATGATCGCAGCAGACCACATAAAAGTCTGGAACATGGGCATCTTGGCCCTTAAGACGGACTCGTGCCCCGGGTCGAAGAATGAGGGAAGCCATAACGCCAAACCTAAACTAGGCTAGTCATCACACTTCTATATAGTATATTTGAACTGATTTTGTAAAGGAGGATGTTAACCTAGTCAGTATCCTAAGCCATTGGCCTAGGTCTTGGTGCAGCCCTACACCTGACTTTAAGGTTTTGGTCAAAAAATGTATTCTTGGCGGTGAATCTTCTATGATTTTGTCAGAAAAAATAGACTCAAGTCAAGGAAAAAACAGGATCGGCAGCGACAGATCGGCCTTGATTGACTATTTGGCTCAGCGGCGGGCGGATCTGGCCCAGCGGTGCCCGTATCCTGTGCTGCTGTGGGCGGGGGATCCGCCATCGCGGAATTTCCCAGCCAATACCTATCCCTTTCGGGCCAGCAGCCACTTCCTCTACTTTGCCGGACGCCCCCTCCCCGGTGCCGCGCTGCTCTTGGCAGAGGGCAAAGCGACGCTGTTTATGGATGAGCCTGCCCCCAGCGCGGCCCTGTGGCATGGCCCCACCCCCAGCCCAGCCGCTCAGGCAGAGGGCATCGGTGCCCAGGCGGTATATCCCCTGGCGGATCTGCTCCAGCAAACGGTGGATGCCGTTACCCTACCCCCCGATCTCACCCAGGTCTCGGATCGGGCGATGGCCCTTGTGCAATCGCTGGTCGATCTGCGCCTCCGCCATGACGATTGGGCCTTGGCGGAGATGCGCTTTGCGGCCCAGGTCTCGGTGCAGGCCCACCGAGCCGGAATGGCGGCCACTCGCCAGTCGACCACCGAAGCTGAGGTGCGAGCCGCCATCGAGCAGGTGATGATCGCCCACCAGTGCCCCTGCGCCTATAACAGCATCGTCACTACCCACGGTGAGGTGTTGCACAACGAGCACTACCACCACCCTCTGCAACCGGGCGACCTGCTCCTGGTGGATGCCGGGGCCGAAACCCCCCAGGGCTGGGCCGCCGATATTACCCGCACCTGGCCTGTGTCGGGTCAGTTTTTGTCGCCCCAGCGAGATCTCTACAACGTTGTTCTCGCCGCCCACGATGCCTGCATTGCAGCGGCCAGACCGGGGGTGGAATATCGAGACCTGCACCTGCTAGCCTGTCGTACCCTGGCGGCGGGCCTAGTAGACCTGGGCATTCTACGCGGACAGCCCGATGACTTGGTAGAGCGGGATATCCACGCCCTGTTTTTTCCCCACGGCGTTGGCCACCTGCTAGGACTAGATGTTCACGATATGGAAGACCTCGGCGATTGGGCGGGCTATGCCCCCGGTCGGCAGCGCAGTTCGCGCTTTGGTTTGGGCTATCTGCGGCTAGATCGGCCCCTTGCCCCCCGTATGGTCGTCACCATCGAACCAGGGTTTTACCAGGTTCCGGGCCTGCTCACGCCAGCCCGCCAGTCGGGCCAATACGACGACGCCGTGAATTGGGAACGCCTGGAGGACTTTGCCAGCGTGCGCGGCATTCGCATCGAAGACGATGTGCTAATTACGCAGGAGGGGTGTGATGTGTTGACGGCGGCCTTGCCCGTTGTGGCGGAGGAATTGGAGGCGCTGGTCGGGGGGAAGGGATAGACGAAACGGCGACCGTGGGGAGTCAGGGATCGGGGAATACTGGGGGATGGTGTCGCGGCTGGTTCGTTTTCGGGCCATCGTCTTCCTGATAATCTTCCAGTTTTCTCTAGTAAGGGGGCTGGATCAGACCTGATATGATCCAAGAGAAGACTTTTTCACCCTAAATATGAATTCCGCAGAGCTTTTGTCGTCGGTCTCGCCCAACCTGCGCGTGGGGCTGGGGCGAGTGCTGATTGTCGAAGACGAAGACCTGATTCGGGAAACCCTAGCCCTGGGGCTGGCAGAGGAGGGTTTTGAGATTTTGATTGCCGCAGATGGCCTCACCGCCCTTGATCTGCTGGGAGGCACTGCTAGCGCCAGCCGGGTCAGCCGCCCAGAGATTAACCTCGTGGTGCTGGATCTTATGCTGCCGGGGATGAACGGTCTCGATCTGTGCCGTCTTCTACGCCACCAGGGCATTGATGTTCCCATTTTGATGTTGAGTGCCAAGGGCACCGAGACAGATCGGGTTGTAGGACTCGAAATTGGGGCCGACGACTATCTAACCAAGCCCTTTGGAATGCGCGAACTGGTGGCCCGTTGCCGCGCCCTGTTGCGTCGTCGCCAAGGCCAGCCCCAGACAGATCCAGATAACGTTCTAACCTTTGAGGAAATTGCCCTGCATCCCCAGGAATGTCGCGTCTTCCTGCGGGGTGAGGAGATCAGCCTCTCGCCCAAGGAGTTTCGCATTCTGGAACTCTTTATGGGGCAGCCCCGGCGGGTATGGTCTCGCGATCAGATCATTGATCAAGTGTGGGGTCACGACTTTATGGGCGACAACAAAACCGTGGATGTCCACATCCGCTGGCTACGGGAAAAACTAGAGACCGATCCTAGCCACCCCACCTACATCAAAACGGTACGCGGCTTTGGCTACCGCCTAGGCTAGCCCCTCAGCAACTCTAATCTCTGGGGCAGGGACGGCTGATCGACTTACGGTTGGTCTAACCCTAGCCTCAGTTCGGGCCAAACACCGCCCCAGCGCCTAGCCTTGATTGACCACTGACAGGCTACGCCCTGATCGATAGGATGCTTGGCATCGCTACTGTTTCAAGGTTCTTGGATCCAAAGCATCGCGCAGGCCGTCGCCCAGCAGGTTAAAGGCGAGGGACGTGACCACAATCAAAATGGCCGGGGGCCACACCAGCCAGGGTTGCAGCACCAGGATGGAGGCATTGGTGGCGAGGGTGAGCATATTGCCCCAGGAGGCGTCGGGTTGTTGGATGCCGAGGCCGATGAAGCTCAGCACCGCTTCCGCCAGGATGAAGCCGGGGATGGCCAGGGTGGCGGCGATAATGCCGTAGGTGGCGGTTTGGGGCAACACGTGGCGAGTGATGATGTAGAGGGGCCGTCCGCCCATGACGCGGCTGGCCTGGACAAAGTCTTGCTCTTTGATGGAAAGCACTTGGCCGCGAATCACCCTGGCGAGTCCGGCCCAGCCCACTAGGGAGGTGATCAGCACGATCAGGAAAAAGCGCTGGATGCTGCTGAGTCCGGCGGGGAGGACGGCGGCGAGGGCGACGAGGAGGTAAATGCTGGGGATGGTCATCAGCACTTCCACAAAGCGCATCAGCACGGCATCTACCATGCCGCCAAAGTATCCGGCGATGCCGCCCACCAGCAGGCCCAGCGGGAAGGAAATCAGGATGCCGATCAGGCCCACGGCAAGGCTGACGCGGCTGCCGTGGATGAGGCGGCTGAATTGGTCGCGGGCCTGTTCGTCGGTGCCGAGCAGGTTGAGGTAGCCGGGGCCAGTGGTGTCGAGTAACTTGAGTTGTCCTGCCTCGTTGCGGTGCAAAATCCGCAGGGCGGAGGGCTGGCTGCGATCTACGATCAGTTCTCGATCCCCGGTTTCTAGATCCACCGGGCCCTGGGTGGTGGGGTAGACGTGGGGGAAGAAGCGCCCGGTGTCGGCGTCGCGCCAGTAGATTTGGGTGGGGGGCAGTAGGGAGCCGTTGGCCTGGGCGGCGTAGGGGCTGTAGGGGGCAAAAAAGTCGGCCCCAATCGCCACGGTGTAGAGCAGAATTAGCAATACAGCCCCCAGTTGGGCCAGACGATTGGTTTTAAGTTTGCGCCACCAGGTCATAGCCGCTTCGTGTAGATTACGTGGGAGTTTAGGGGTGCCCGTTACGTGTGAATAACGGTTTTCTCGTTCTCCACCATAAACACATTTGAGTAAAGGTTAGCAATGATTTGCTTGCCTTCTTGGGTGAGGGAGAGGTAGCGCAGGCCGTCTTGGATGTAGGGATGCACCACATTCCAATAGAATCCGGGGTAGTTGGCGCGGAGATCGGCGGGGTGCTCATAGCCGAGTTTTTGGTTTTGTCCGGTTTCTTCAAATTCGTAGAACAGGGCACCGATTTTCTTCAGGTAGCGGGGATCACTAAGCTGGCCGATCAAATCCGCCGCCCGCACTAGGCCCGGAAAGTGCTGGGTGTCTTGGTGGTCTTCCTCCTTGGGCACCGGGAAGCGGGTGAGTTCAATATTGCGTTTGATCACCTCAGCGTTGATCAGCTTGTTGCCGCCAAAGCGTTCTTCAATAAACCGCTTGCCCCGGTCTACGTGGTAGGGCGTCAGGGAGGCATCAGACGCCCCCGGTTGCAGCATCACCATTTCGTCCCCTTGGCCCGTGGAATACAGGTGGTTGCGGTCTTGGTCGTGGCGGCAAACGCCCTTCACGTAGCCAATGTCGTGACAGACCAGGGAAATGATGAAATGCATCCAGTCTTCGCAGGTGACGCCGCCCTCGCGGATGTGTTTGCCGCGCAGAATTTCTTGCCCCACTAGGGCCACCAAAATAGTGTGCTCGACGTTGTGATAGAGGGCATCGCTGTTGGCGATATTTTCCAGCGCCATGCTGCCCGCCCAGGCAATGATGTCTTCGTAGGTGGGGTTTTGGCCGCCGTAGGTGCGGTGATAGCCTGTCCTAAGCTTCGTGACAAAGTCGCTGATGAGGAGTTCGGTGGCGTTAAACATTCCCAAAACCTGCCTTCGTTAGCCTGAGTGAACGGTAGTGGAACCGGAACGAGCCGCTGCGGTGAGCCTGGAGGGTGAGACGGTGACGATAGGGAGGGCGATGGTTAGGAACTCGACTCACGGGCTTTGTTGTGTAAAGGTACCAGGTTTCCTTCTTTTGTACCTACTGCTATTACACCAAATCCCCTGTTCTGGGAGTGTGATTTTAGTCAGCAACCACCGTGAACTAGGCTACATTCCAAAATACTAGGGGGTAAAAGCAGCGCAGCAACACTGCCAAGCCATTGATCCGTCCTAGGTGGGGCGGGGCTAATCCAGCCGTTCCAGTTGGCCTGACGCTGAACCAACCGTCCTGCCCCGTTCCCAAGGACGGGAATGAATCAGGCATAATGGAGGCGATACATTTTGTAATGTTTTGGCTGACCTGTGCCCTGAAGGACAACGCTGTGCAGAACCTCCATTCTCCCCAATCGCGAGAATCCACCGCTCCATCCATTACCGAAGGCATGGCCTATGGTGATGTGGCTCCGTTATCGAAGGGTCGCCCCTGGAAGCCTGTGCTGTTGGGGTTGGGGGCTGGGGTGTTACTAACCCTGTTGGGCACGCGCATCCTGGGTGGTCAACAGGCGGCCCCACCAGCGGAGGAAACGGCCCCCGCCCCGGCCCAAGCGTCCCAAACGGTGACGGTGGCCCCTGTCGTTCCGGCCTCGGTGGCGGATACCCTGGCGGTAAACGGCACGGTGCAGGCGGTGGATCTGCTGTCCATTTCCCCCCAGGCCAGCGGACTGCAAATTCAGCAGTTGCTCGTCCGCGAAGGCGATGCCGTGGCCGCAGGGCAAGTCTTGGCAATTCTGGACGACGCCACCCTGCAAGCGGATCTGCGCCAAGCCCAGGCTCAGCTATCGGTGTCCCAGGCCCAAGTCACCCAGCGGCAGGCGTCCCTCTCCCAGGCCCAGGCCAACGTAGCCGAGGCCCAGCAAAACTTAGAGCGGCTGCGCACCCTCGCCGCCCAAGGGGCCATCAGCGAACAAGAACTCACCCGCCAACAAACCCAAACCACCACAGCCCAGCAGGCGGTGGGCTTGGCCCAGGCCGAAATTGAAAGCGCCCAGGCCGGGGTGCGCTCCCAGCAGGCGGTGATTGATCGGCTACAAACCCAGCTTGGCCAAACCTCGGTGCGGTCTCCGGTGGCGGGCATTGTGGCGGAGCGGCGGGCCAATGTGGGCGATGTGGCCTCCCCCGGCAACCCCATCGTGACGCTGATTCAAAACAACCAGCTCCGGCTGGTGGCCGAAGTGCCCCAAACCCAGTTGGATCGAGTCTCTGTGGGGGCCTCGGTCGCCATTTCCTCCACCGCCGATAGCCGCCTGCGCCTCCAGGGTACAGTGCAGTCCATCGATCCCGTGGTAGATGCCACCAGCCGCACGGCCCAGGTCAATATTTCCCTCCCCGGCAGCGACCTGCTGCGTCCCGGTCTGTTCCTGCGCGGCGATATCCGCACCAACAACCGCCAGGGGCTCGTGATCCCCGCCACCGCCCTACAACCTCAGCCCGATGGCAGTTCCCTCGTCTTTGTGCTGGGCGAGGGCAACCAAGTCACCGCCCGCTCGGTGGAGTTGGGCAACCGCCTTCCCTCCAACGGCGACCAACCCGCCCTAGTGGAGGTCATCCAAGGCTTGCAGGCTGGCGAACAGGTCGTCACCTCCGGCGTCGGCTTCTTGCAGGATGGCGACATTGTCCGCCTTGCGCCCTAGGCTGCGTCCAGGCCAGCCTAGGCGCGGTAAACGGGCAGCGTGAAGTAAAAGGCGCTGCCTTCTCCCGGTACTGAATCCACCCAAATTTGGCCGTAGTGGGCGCGGATGATGCGCTGACACAGGGCCAACCCCAGGCCATAGCCCTCCTGGGTCACATCGCGCTGGAGGCGAAAGCTTTCTTCAAAAATACGGTCTCGGTTTTCCACCGGAATTCCTGGCCCGGTGTCGATGACGCCAACCTGCACCTTTTGGGTGGTGCGATGCAGGGCAATCAGGGAAACCGTGCCGCCCTCCGGTGTGTATTTGATGGCGTTGTCGAGCAGATTGCTAATCACCCGCTTCACCTGGCTACCGTCGGCATAGACCGGGGGTACATCCTTGGGCACCTCGGTTGCGAGGTTGAGTGCCTTAGCCTGAATGCGATCCTGGGTTTCCTCCACCACCGCTTCACACAGGGCAACGAGGTTCAGTTCCTGGGGGTGGATTTGTAGATCGAGGGTGGCACCTCGGGCGGTTTTCAAAATGTCGGTAATCATGCGGTTGATGGCCCGCACCTGGGTTTTGGCGTGCTTTAGCAGTTGGCCCGTTAGCTCTGGGCTGAGGTCGAGGTTGCGGCGCTGGTTGGGGGCATAGCCCAGCTCTAGGGTTTCGATGGCGATGGAGGCGGCGGTGAGCGGATTTCGCAGATCGTGGGCCATCATGGCAATGATGCGGTCTTTGAACCGCAGCTGGGCTTCCA contains:
- a CDS encoding histidine kinase yields the protein MEVAADTLGQGRVPLKLLLFIDKRPSLTQQVQQIRQYLKTLEDRFQFHLDVVDIGEQPYLAEHYKLVASPSLVKVSPPPQQLLAGSDIVSQLEHWWPRWQEEHQPPTKDIPSLLEATALDLELAEADDQVTHSAELIKLSDEIFRLNQIKDELEAQLRFKDRIIAMMAHDLRNPLTAASIAIETLELGYAPNQRRNLDLSPELTGQLLKHAKTQVRAINRMITDILKTARGATLDLQIHPQELNLVALCEAVVEETQDRIQAKALNLATEVPKDVPPVYADGSQVKRVISNLLDNAIKYTPEGGTVSLIALHRTTQKVQVGVIDTGPGIPVENRDRIFEESFRLQRDVTQEGYGLGLALCQRIIRAHYGQIWVDSVPGEGSAFYFTLPVYRA